The Caballeronia sp. Lep1P3 genome window below encodes:
- a CDS encoding LON peptidase substrate-binding domain-containing protein — protein sequence MSSNPVNPASPANPVIADLPLFPLHTVLFPGGLLPLKIFEARYLDMARACLRENTPFGVCLLKSGHEIASPGDPSVPESVGCLAQITECDVDTFGLLLVQARGTERFRLLSHRVEPSNLLVAEAELYGDDRPLQGAEALAKFGACAEVLERIIDTIKTREPQNLPFIEPFLFDDPSWVSNRLAEILPIPMRSRQKLMELLDAGARIDVVHHYMQHHQLL from the coding sequence ATGTCCTCGAATCCCGTGAATCCTGCGAGTCCTGCGAATCCTGTCATCGCCGACTTGCCGCTGTTCCCGCTTCACACCGTGCTGTTTCCCGGCGGCCTCCTGCCGCTCAAGATCTTCGAGGCGCGCTATCTGGACATGGCGCGCGCCTGCCTGCGCGAGAACACGCCCTTCGGCGTGTGTCTGCTGAAAAGCGGGCACGAGATCGCGTCGCCGGGCGATCCTTCGGTGCCCGAGAGCGTCGGCTGTCTCGCGCAGATCACGGAATGCGATGTCGATACATTCGGCCTGCTGCTCGTGCAGGCGCGCGGCACGGAGCGCTTCCGGCTGCTGTCGCATCGCGTCGAGCCGAGCAATCTGCTCGTCGCCGAGGCGGAGCTATACGGCGACGACCGCCCTCTCCAGGGCGCCGAGGCGCTCGCGAAGTTCGGCGCGTGCGCGGAAGTGCTGGAGCGCATCATCGATACGATCAAGACGCGCGAGCCGCAGAATCTGCCCTTCATCGAGCCTTTTCTCTTCGACGATCCGAGCTGGGTCTCGAACCGCCTCGCCGAGATCCTGCCGATCCCGATGCGCTCGCGCCAGAAGCTCATGGAGTTGCTCGATGCGGGCGCGCGCATCGACGTCGTGCATCACTACATGCAGCATCATCAGCTGCTTTAG
- the mutY gene encoding A/G-specific adenine glycosylase translates to MLALTDFSTRLIAWQRVHGRHDLPWQNTRDAYRIWLSEIMLQQTQVSTVIPYYARFLERFPTVTALADAPIDDVMALWAGLGYYSRARNLHRCAQVVAREHGGAFPQTVDELAQLPGIGRSTAAAIASFAFGARATILDGNVKRVLARVFGVEGFPGEKRVENAMWTLAESLLPDAANKDDVTAYTQGLMDLGATLCVRGKPDCARCPFAADCVANVEGRQRELPAARPKKTVPTRKTWMLVLQDGDSVLLEKRPPTGIWGGLWSLPEASDEAALAAVAHGFGGDEHLQRLAAFSHTFTHFKLEIEPRLAQARAQSIEAMDGRTVWAPLSRIDSFGVPAPVRKLLDALTGSLL, encoded by the coding sequence ATGCTCGCACTCACCGATTTCTCCACGCGCCTGATCGCGTGGCAACGCGTTCACGGCCGCCACGATCTGCCGTGGCAGAACACGCGCGACGCGTACCGCATCTGGCTGTCGGAGATCATGCTGCAGCAGACGCAGGTTTCGACGGTGATTCCCTATTACGCGCGCTTTCTCGAACGCTTTCCGACCGTGACCGCGCTCGCGGATGCGCCCATCGACGACGTCATGGCGCTCTGGGCCGGCCTCGGCTACTACTCGCGCGCGCGCAATCTGCATCGCTGCGCGCAGGTCGTCGCGCGCGAACATGGCGGCGCGTTCCCGCAAACGGTCGATGAACTCGCGCAGTTGCCCGGCATCGGCCGATCGACGGCGGCGGCGATCGCATCGTTCGCTTTCGGCGCGCGCGCGACGATTCTCGACGGCAACGTGAAGCGCGTGCTCGCGCGCGTGTTCGGCGTCGAGGGTTTTCCGGGCGAAAAGCGCGTCGAAAACGCGATGTGGACGCTCGCGGAATCGCTATTGCCGGACGCCGCGAACAAGGACGACGTCACCGCCTACACGCAAGGCCTGATGGACCTCGGCGCGACGCTTTGCGTGCGCGGCAAGCCGGATTGCGCGCGCTGCCCGTTCGCCGCGGATTGCGTCGCGAATGTCGAAGGCCGGCAGCGCGAACTGCCGGCTGCGCGCCCGAAGAAAACCGTGCCGACGCGCAAGACGTGGATGCTGGTGCTGCAGGACGGCGATTCGGTCCTGCTCGAAAAGCGCCCGCCGACAGGCATCTGGGGCGGCTTGTGGAGCTTGCCCGAAGCGTCCGACGAAGCCGCGCTCGCGGCTGTCGCGCATGGCTTCGGCGGCGACGAACATCTGCAGCGTCTCGCGGCTTTCTCGCACACGTTCACGCACTTCAAGTTGGAAATCGAGCCTCGGCTCGCGCAGGCGCGCGCTCAGTCAATCGAAGCAATGGACGGGCGGACCGTCTGGGCGCCGCTTTCGCGCATCGATTCCTTCGGCGTTCCCGCGCCTGTCCGGAAGCTCCTCGACGCGCTCACCGGCTCGCTCCTCTAA
- the mutM gene encoding bifunctional DNA-formamidopyrimidine glycosylase/DNA-(apurinic or apyrimidinic site) lyase: protein MPELPEVEVTRRGIEPYVAGRRVERVDVRTPALRWPIPTHLAKTLGHLKIEKVERRGKYLLFETAQGWLIVHLGMTGTLRVLRNVPRPPDAAKHDHVDLIFDEFILRFRDPRRFGAILWHPREDGDVLDHPLLASLGVEPFSPEFSGALLFRETRGRKVSVKQALLAGGIVVGVGNIYASESLFRAGIRPTTAAGRISLVRYDLLADAVRVTLAAAIDKGGSTLRDFVGSNGESGYFQLDYFVYDRAGLPCHVCGTAIRQIVQGQRSTYFCPRCQR, encoded by the coding sequence ATGCCCGAACTGCCGGAAGTCGAAGTCACCCGCCGGGGAATCGAACCCTATGTCGCGGGAAGGCGCGTCGAGCGTGTCGACGTCCGCACGCCGGCGCTGCGCTGGCCCATCCCGACGCATCTCGCGAAGACGCTCGGGCATCTGAAAATCGAGAAGGTCGAGCGGCGCGGCAAGTATCTGCTGTTCGAGACGGCGCAGGGCTGGCTGATCGTCCATCTCGGAATGACCGGCACGCTGCGCGTGTTGCGCAACGTCCCGCGACCGCCCGATGCCGCGAAGCACGATCACGTCGATCTGATCTTCGACGAGTTCATCCTGCGCTTTCGCGATCCGCGGCGCTTTGGCGCAATTCTCTGGCATCCGCGCGAAGACGGCGACGTGCTCGATCATCCGCTGCTCGCGAGTCTCGGCGTCGAGCCGTTCTCGCCCGAGTTTTCGGGCGCGCTCCTCTTTCGCGAGACGCGCGGGCGCAAGGTGTCGGTGAAGCAGGCGCTGCTCGCGGGCGGCATCGTCGTGGGCGTGGGGAACATTTATGCGTCGGAGAGTCTCTTTCGCGCGGGCATTCGGCCGACGACCGCCGCCGGGCGCATCTCGCTCGTGCGCTACGACCTGCTCGCGGACGCGGTGCGCGTGACGCTCGCCGCGGCCATCGACAAAGGCGGCAGCACACTGCGCGACTTCGTCGGGAGCAACGGCGAATCCGGCTACTTCCAGCTCGACTACTTCGTCTATGATCGCGCCGGCTTGCCGTGTCACGTCTGCGGCACGGCCATCCGCCAAATCGTCCAGGGACAGCGTTCGACGTATTTCTGTCCGCGCTGCCAACGCTAA
- a CDS encoding tetratricopeptide repeat protein: protein MNSFVKKLFSKRQTGVAQSFAMPMSRVAAAAAFAVAGLAFTPAHAQSPGATPVPSDDDSAAQTAADALTAPVSGAEQQDLPNVSMSSQIVFQVLAAEVALQRGQPAPAFQTYLALARDTHDPRFAQRATEIAIAAQSPNDALTSAQLWQQFAPHSERAAQLSASLLIVSGKPDDAKPTLERELAKVAPEQRGDALLSLQALLARGPNRVGGLNVLKDLTANDQDRPEAQLALARQQLLADDQPGAKASLEKALQLRPDYLPAALTLARMGPQERAEGIASFEKYLDKNPKSHDARLALAQLYLSSDRLDDAQKQFEIMRKNDSKDLTPLMALALIDIQKKDIDKAKDYLNQYAKAAQNTPGADPGQAYIYLAQLALEQKDDAGAAQWLDKIPRTSQQYLPAQVTRAQLLAKQGKVDEARALINSLQSSDPRDLAMLARTDSAILFEAHRYEEAEANLAKAVAAFPDDPDLIYDYAMAAEKNGHYDVMETQLRALMRVQPNNPQAYNALGYSLVDRNQRLDEAVKLIEKAVSLAPNDAFIMDSLGWARFRQGNAAEAEKILKNAYDLQPNAEIGAHLGEVQWKSGQQDQARATWRQAQKLEPDNDTLVKTLKRLQVNDL, encoded by the coding sequence ATGAACTCGTTCGTCAAGAAGCTGTTTTCGAAGCGTCAGACCGGCGTGGCGCAATCGTTCGCGATGCCGATGTCGCGCGTCGCCGCTGCGGCGGCGTTCGCCGTGGCCGGGCTCGCGTTCACGCCCGCTCACGCGCAGTCGCCAGGCGCGACGCCCGTTCCGAGCGATGACGATTCCGCTGCGCAAACCGCCGCCGACGCGCTGACCGCACCGGTCAGCGGCGCCGAACAGCAAGACCTGCCGAACGTCTCGATGTCGAGCCAGATCGTGTTTCAGGTGCTGGCCGCCGAAGTCGCGCTTCAGCGCGGACAGCCCGCGCCTGCTTTCCAGACATATCTCGCGCTTGCCCGCGACACGCACGACCCGCGTTTCGCGCAGCGCGCAACGGAAATTGCCATCGCCGCGCAAAGCCCGAACGACGCGCTCACGTCCGCGCAGCTTTGGCAGCAGTTCGCGCCTCATTCGGAGCGCGCGGCGCAGTTGAGTGCATCGCTGCTGATCGTGTCCGGCAAGCCGGACGACGCGAAGCCCACGCTCGAGCGTGAACTCGCGAAAGTCGCGCCGGAGCAGCGCGGCGACGCGCTCCTTTCGCTGCAAGCGCTGCTCGCGCGCGGGCCGAACCGCGTCGGCGGGCTCAACGTGCTCAAGGATCTCACCGCGAACGATCAGGACCGCCCCGAAGCGCAGCTCGCGCTCGCGCGCCAGCAATTGCTCGCAGACGATCAGCCGGGCGCGAAGGCATCGCTCGAAAAGGCGCTGCAACTGCGCCCCGACTATCTTCCCGCGGCGTTGACGCTCGCGCGCATGGGGCCTCAGGAGCGCGCGGAAGGCATCGCTTCGTTCGAGAAGTATCTCGACAAGAACCCGAAATCGCATGATGCGCGGCTTGCGCTCGCGCAACTGTATCTGTCGTCCGACCGGCTCGACGACGCGCAGAAGCAGTTCGAGATCATGCGCAAGAACGACTCGAAGGACCTCACGCCGCTGATGGCGCTCGCGCTCATCGACATCCAGAAGAAGGACATCGACAAGGCGAAGGATTATCTGAACCAGTACGCCAAGGCGGCGCAGAATACGCCGGGCGCGGACCCCGGTCAGGCGTACATCTATCTCGCGCAACTCGCGCTCGAACAGAAGGACGATGCGGGCGCGGCCCAGTGGCTCGACAAGATCCCGCGCACGAGCCAGCAGTATCTGCCGGCGCAGGTCACGCGCGCGCAACTGCTCGCGAAGCAGGGCAAGGTCGATGAAGCGCGCGCGCTCATCAACAGCCTGCAAAGCTCCGATCCGCGCGATCTCGCGATGCTCGCGCGCACCGATTCCGCCATTCTCTTCGAGGCGCATCGCTACGAGGAGGCCGAGGCGAATCTCGCGAAGGCCGTCGCCGCGTTTCCGGACGATCCCGACCTGATCTACGACTACGCGATGGCCGCCGAAAAGAACGGCCATTACGACGTGATGGAAACGCAGTTGCGCGCGCTGATGCGTGTACAGCCGAACAATCCGCAGGCGTACAACGCGCTCGGCTATTCGCTCGTCGATCGCAATCAGCGGCTCGACGAAGCGGTGAAGCTGATCGAAAAAGCCGTGTCGCTCGCACCGAACGACGCGTTCATCATGGACAGTCTCGGCTGGGCGCGCTTCCGTCAGGGCAACGCGGCGGAAGCCGAGAAAATTCTCAAGAATGCTTACGATCTTCAGCCGAATGCGGAGATCGGCGCGCATCTCGGCGAAGTGCAGTGGAAGTCCGGCCAGCAGGATCAGGCGCGCGCGACATGGCGGCAAGCGCAAAAGCTCGAACCGGACAACGACACGCTCGTCAAAACGCTGAAACGACTTCAGGTGAACGATCTTTGA
- the lolB gene encoding lipoprotein insertase outer membrane protein LolB, protein MAFDFFAGAQRCDVRRCAAGLAAAAALVLSGCALQPRVPTTSNASTSLATQTSRMYHGRFAVQYNDQNGVQRNAYGNFDWQETGDTVTLQLRNPLGQTMAIVTSSPSLATLELPNRQPVNADNVSDLMQNTLGFALPVQGLRYWLQPSAAPSSRAQTTPDPASDTGRPKEIRQDGWTIDYLAYADAPATGVKRVNLTRSEPPLDIKLVLDQ, encoded by the coding sequence ATGGCATTCGATTTCTTCGCCGGCGCGCAGCGTTGTGACGTTCGGCGCTGCGCCGCCGGACTCGCGGCCGCCGCCGCGCTCGTTCTCTCCGGCTGCGCGCTGCAACCGCGCGTGCCGACCACGTCGAACGCATCGACTTCGCTCGCGACACAGACGAGCCGCATGTATCACGGCCGCTTCGCGGTGCAGTACAACGACCAGAACGGCGTGCAGCGCAACGCCTACGGCAACTTCGACTGGCAGGAAACCGGCGATACGGTCACGCTGCAGTTGCGCAATCCGCTCGGCCAGACGATGGCGATCGTCACGTCGTCGCCGTCACTCGCCACGCTCGAATTGCCCAATCGCCAGCCGGTGAACGCGGACAACGTGTCGGATCTGATGCAGAACACGCTCGGCTTTGCGTTGCCGGTCCAAGGCTTGCGCTACTGGCTGCAGCCGTCCGCCGCGCCCAGTTCGCGCGCGCAGACGACGCCCGATCCCGCGTCCGATACCGGCCGTCCCAAGGAGATCCGGCAGGACGGCTGGACGATCGACTATCTCGCCTATGCCGATGCGCCCGCGACCGGCGTCAAGCGCGTGAATCTCACGCGCAGCGAGCCGCCGCTCGACATCAAACTCGTGCTCGATCAATAA
- the ispE gene encoding 4-(cytidine 5'-diphospho)-2-C-methyl-D-erythritol kinase, translated as MSPSNDSIRDCLAPAKLNLFLHITGRRPDGYHALQTVFQLLDWGDVLHFTRREDGVVMRETDVPGVAADDDLVVRAARLLQKHAGSRFGVDIEIDKRLPMGAGLGGGSSDAATTLLALNRLWGVDLSRKTLQNLALQLGADVPFFVFGQNAFAEGVGEALQAVELPKRFFLVVTPAVHVPTAAIFSEKSLTRNTEVVTITDFLAQQRSDANWPDSFGRNDMQAVVARRYAEVAKVLEWFSNLAPARMTGSGASVFAAFTSQAEAELAQAKLPASWKSVVTSSLDSHPLFAFAS; from the coding sequence ATGTCCCCGTCCAACGATTCGATCCGCGACTGCCTCGCGCCCGCCAAGCTCAACCTCTTTCTGCACATCACGGGCCGCCGTCCGGACGGCTATCACGCGCTGCAGACGGTCTTTCAGCTACTCGACTGGGGCGACGTGCTTCACTTCACGCGCCGCGAGGACGGCGTGGTCATGCGCGAGACGGACGTGCCCGGCGTGGCCGCGGACGACGATCTCGTCGTGCGGGCCGCGCGATTGCTCCAGAAGCATGCAGGCAGCCGTTTCGGCGTGGACATCGAGATCGACAAGCGTCTGCCGATGGGCGCGGGCCTCGGCGGAGGAAGTTCCGACGCTGCAACGACTCTTTTAGCGTTGAATCGTCTCTGGGGAGTTGACCTTTCGCGCAAAACTCTGCAGAATCTCGCCCTGCAACTCGGCGCGGACGTGCCGTTTTTTGTCTTCGGGCAAAATGCGTTTGCTGAAGGAGTGGGTGAGGCGCTGCAGGCGGTCGAACTGCCGAAACGCTTCTTCCTGGTGGTGACTCCTGCGGTTCACGTTCCGACCGCGGCGATTTTCTCCGAAAAGAGCTTGACACGGAATACGGAAGTCGTCACAATTACGGACTTTCTTGCACAGCAAAGGTCAGACGCTAACTGGCCCGACAGCTTCGGTCGAAACGACATGCAGGCTGTAGTTGCAAGAAGGTACGCGGAAGTTGCCAAGGTGCTCGAGTGGTTTTCCAATCTCGCACCGGCGCGAATGACCGGATCTGGAGCAAGCGTGTTCGCCGCTTTCACCAGCCAGGCTGAAGCAGAGTTGGCGCAAGCCAAACTGCCGGCAAGCTGGAAGAGTGTCGTGACAAGCAGCCTGGATTCGCATCCTCTCTTTGCTTTCGCGTCATAG
- a CDS encoding ribose-phosphate pyrophosphokinase, with translation MSSDGLMVFTGNANPALAQEVVKILGIPLGKAMVSRFSDGEIMVEIQENVRGKDVFVLQSTCAPTNDNLMELMIMVDALKRASAGRITAAIPYFGYARQDRRPRSARVAISAKVVANMLEIAGVDRVITMDLHADQIQGFFDIPVDNIYATPVLLGDLRKQNHDHLLVVSPDVGGVVRARALAKQLNTDLAIIDKRRPKANVAEVMNIIGEVEGRTCVIMDDMVDTAGTLCKAAQVLKDRGAKQVFAYATHPVLSGGAGERITSSQLDELVVTDTIPLSAESLACPKIRLLSSAGLLAETFSRIRRGDSVMSLFAEG, from the coding sequence ATGAGCAGTGACGGCCTGATGGTTTTTACTGGCAACGCGAATCCCGCGCTTGCTCAGGAAGTCGTCAAGATCCTTGGAATCCCTCTCGGCAAAGCGATGGTCAGTCGTTTCTCCGACGGCGAAATCATGGTCGAGATTCAGGAAAACGTTCGAGGCAAAGACGTATTCGTTCTTCAGTCCACCTGCGCGCCGACGAACGATAACCTGATGGAACTCATGATCATGGTCGATGCGCTCAAGCGCGCATCCGCAGGCCGGATCACCGCAGCCATCCCCTACTTCGGTTATGCGCGCCAGGATCGCCGTCCGCGTTCCGCGCGCGTGGCTATTTCGGCGAAGGTCGTCGCGAACATGCTGGAAATTGCCGGCGTCGATCGCGTGATCACCATGGACCTTCACGCCGACCAGATTCAAGGCTTCTTCGACATCCCCGTCGACAACATCTACGCTACCCCCGTTCTTCTCGGCGACCTGCGCAAGCAGAACCATGACCATCTTCTGGTCGTGTCGCCGGACGTCGGCGGCGTGGTGCGCGCGCGTGCGCTCGCGAAGCAGTTGAACACGGACCTCGCGATCATCGACAAGCGCCGTCCCAAGGCGAATGTCGCCGAGGTGATGAACATCATCGGCGAAGTGGAAGGCCGCACCTGCGTCATCATGGACGACATGGTCGATACGGCCGGCACGCTGTGCAAGGCCGCACAAGTGCTGAAGGACCGCGGCGCGAAGCAGGTCTTCGCCTACGCGACGCATCCGGTGCTGTCGGGCGGCGCGGGCGAGCGGATCACATCGTCGCAACTGGACGAACTCGTCGTGACGGACACCATTCCCCTTTCGGCGGAATCGCTCGCGTGCCCGAAAATTCGTCTGCTGTCGAGCGCGGGCCTCCTCGCGGAGACGTTCTCGCGAATCCGGCGCGGCGACTCGGTGATGTCGCTCTTCGCCGAAGGCTAA
- a CDS encoding 50S ribosomal protein L25/general stress protein Ctc, which produces MKVVAFERSKQGTGASRRLRNSGKTPGIVYGGAADVQLVELDHNALWHALKKEVFHSSILDLEVAGQSQQVLLRDVQYHPFKQLVLHVDFQRVDSTKKLHTKVPLHFMNQETNPAVKLAGAVISHVVTELEVECLPGDLPEFLEIDLAKIEAGQTMHAKDIALPKGVALTAHVEAENPVVASATVPAAKQSDAAGEAEGETPAA; this is translated from the coding sequence ATGAAAGTCGTCGCTTTTGAGCGTAGCAAGCAAGGTACGGGTGCGAGCCGCCGCCTGCGCAACTCGGGCAAGACCCCGGGTATCGTGTACGGTGGCGCCGCGGACGTTCAGCTGGTCGAACTGGACCACAACGCCCTGTGGCACGCCCTGAAGAAGGAAGTGTTCCATTCGTCGATTCTGGACCTGGAAGTTGCGGGCCAGTCGCAGCAAGTGCTGCTGCGCGACGTGCAATATCACCCGTTCAAGCAGCTCGTGCTGCACGTGGACTTCCAGCGCGTCGATTCGACGAAGAAGCTGCACACGAAGGTGCCGCTGCACTTCATGAATCAGGAGACGAACCCGGCCGTGAAGCTGGCGGGCGCCGTGATTTCGCACGTCGTCACCGAACTGGAAGTGGAATGCCTGCCGGGCGACCTGCCGGAATTCCTCGAAATCGATCTGGCGAAGATCGAAGCCGGCCAGACGATGCACGCGAAGGACATCGCGCTGCCGAAGGGCGTCGCGCTGACCGCCCACGTCGAAGCAGAAAACCCGGTCGTCGCATCGGCTACCGTGCCGGCTGCGAAGCAGTCGGATGCGGCGGGCGAAGCGGAAGGCGAAACGCCGGCTGCCTGA
- the pth gene encoding aminoacyl-tRNA hydrolase: protein MIKLIVGLGNPGAEYTATRHNAGFWFVDQLARDSGATLRDERRFHGHYGKGRLHGHEIHLLEPQTFMNRSGQSVVAVAQFFKILPDEILVAHDELDLPPGTVKMKLGGGSGGHNGLKDISAHLSSQQYWRLRIGIGHPRDLIPEGARAGAKPDVANFVLKPPRREEQDVIDQSIERALAVMPFVVAGETERAMMNLHRNS from the coding sequence ATGATCAAGCTGATCGTAGGCCTGGGCAATCCGGGCGCCGAATATACGGCGACGCGGCATAACGCCGGGTTTTGGTTCGTCGACCAACTCGCGCGCGATTCCGGCGCGACGCTGCGCGACGAACGCCGCTTTCACGGTCACTATGGCAAGGGGCGGCTGCACGGCCACGAAATCCATCTGCTCGAACCGCAGACTTTCATGAACCGCTCGGGACAGTCGGTCGTGGCGGTCGCGCAGTTCTTCAAGATTCTTCCCGACGAGATTCTCGTCGCGCACGACGAACTCGATCTCCCGCCCGGCACCGTCAAGATGAAGCTCGGCGGCGGCAGCGGCGGCCATAACGGGCTCAAGGACATTTCGGCGCATTTGTCGTCGCAGCAATATTGGCGCTTGCGCATCGGCATTGGACATCCACGCGATCTGATTCCCGAAGGCGCGCGCGCCGGCGCGAAGCCCGATGTCGCCAACTTCGTGCTGAAGCCGCCGCGACGCGAGGAACAGGACGTGATCGATCAGTCGATCGAACGCGCCCTCGCCGTCATGCCGTTCGTCGTCGCGGGCGAAACCGAGCGCGCGATGATGAACCTTCACCGCAATTCCTGA
- the hisC gene encoding histidinol-phosphate transaminase — MSRFWSDIVHRLTPYVPGEQPALAHPIKLNTNENPYSPSPRVVDAIRRELCDDGASLRKYPDPTARALREVVAAHHGLRIEQVFAGNGSDEVLAHAFQALMKRADPICFPDITYSFYPVYAQLYGVEYRTIPLDADFAIDVHAYRAPNGGILMPNPNAPTGRALPLSDIEALLKANPDVPVIIDEAYVDFGAESAVKLIDAYSNLLVVQTTSKARSLAGMRVGFAFGDAALIEALRRVKDSFNSYPLDRLAQVAAIASYEDRAWFEESCAKVIASRNRLTAQLEALGFDVVPSAANFVFAKHAARDAATLAAALRKREIFVRHFGLPRIDQHLRISIGTDSECDALVGALKEIAGD, encoded by the coding sequence GTGAGCCGCTTCTGGAGCGATATCGTTCACCGCCTGACGCCGTATGTTCCGGGCGAGCAGCCCGCGCTCGCGCATCCGATCAAGCTGAACACGAACGAAAATCCGTATTCGCCGTCGCCGCGCGTAGTCGATGCGATTCGCCGCGAACTCTGCGATGACGGCGCATCGCTGCGCAAATATCCCGACCCGACGGCGCGCGCGCTGCGTGAAGTGGTGGCCGCGCATCACGGCTTGCGCATCGAGCAGGTTTTCGCCGGCAACGGCTCCGACGAAGTTCTCGCACACGCGTTTCAGGCGCTGATGAAGCGCGCCGATCCGATCTGCTTCCCGGACATCACATACAGCTTCTATCCGGTGTATGCGCAGTTATACGGCGTCGAATACCGGACGATCCCGCTCGATGCCGATTTCGCAATCGACGTTCACGCTTACCGCGCGCCGAACGGCGGCATATTGATGCCGAATCCGAACGCGCCGACCGGCCGCGCCCTGCCGCTCTCCGATATCGAAGCGCTGCTGAAGGCGAATCCCGATGTGCCGGTGATCATCGACGAGGCGTATGTCGATTTCGGCGCGGAATCGGCGGTGAAGCTGATCGACGCGTATTCGAACCTGCTCGTCGTGCAGACGACATCGAAGGCGCGCTCGCTCGCGGGCATGCGCGTGGGCTTCGCGTTCGGCGATGCCGCTTTGATCGAGGCGCTCAGGCGCGTGAAGGACAGCTTCAACTCGTATCCGCTGGATCGCCTCGCGCAAGTCGCGGCCATCGCGTCATACGAAGATCGCGCGTGGTTTGAGGAAAGTTGCGCGAAGGTCATCGCGAGCCGGAATCGGCTCACCGCACAGTTGGAGGCGCTCGGTTTCGACGTGGTGCCGTCCGCGGCGAATTTCGTGTTTGCGAAGCACGCGGCTCGCGACGCCGCAACGCTGGCGGCCGCGCTCAGAAAACGGGAGATTTTCGTGCGGCACTTCGGGCTGCCGCGCATCGACCAGCATCTGCGCATTTCGATCGGCACCGACTCGGAATGCGATGCGCTCGTCGGGGCGTTGAAGGAAATCGCTGGCGATTGA
- a CDS encoding YfhL family 4Fe-4S dicluster ferredoxin, whose protein sequence is MSLIITDECINCDVCEPECPNDAISMGPDIYVIDPNKCTECVGHFDEPQCQQVCPVECIPRDPAHAETPEQLLTKYHALMAAKGK, encoded by the coding sequence ATGTCCCTGATCATCACCGACGAGTGCATCAACTGCGACGTGTGCGAGCCCGAGTGCCCGAACGACGCCATTTCGATGGGACCGGATATCTACGTCATCGACCCGAACAAGTGCACGGAATGCGTCGGCCACTTCGATGAACCGCAATGTCAGCAAGTGTGCCCGGTGGAGTGCATTCCGCGCGATCCGGCGCACGCGGAAACGCCCGAGCAATTGCTGACGAAGTATCACGCGCTGATGGCGGCGAAGGGCAAGTAA
- a CDS encoding winged helix-turn-helix domain-containing protein: MTRPADIYLRFLQLAETLRGLPSLPALDPLEERILDFVARMSQKNERLSVRDMMAQSQLGSPATLHARITSMREKGWIMLSDTEDTRRKQIELTPGALRHFDKLAEAFAKAANSGRS; the protein is encoded by the coding sequence ATGACACGCCCCGCCGACATCTACCTCCGATTTCTTCAACTCGCCGAAACGCTGCGCGGCCTGCCCTCGCTTCCCGCGCTCGATCCGCTCGAAGAACGGATCCTCGACTTCGTCGCGCGCATGAGCCAGAAAAACGAACGGCTTTCGGTCCGGGACATGATGGCGCAAAGCCAGCTCGGCTCGCCCGCCACGCTTCACGCCCGCATCACGTCGATGCGCGAGAAAGGCTGGATCATGCTGAGCGACACGGAAGACACGCGCCGAAAGCAGATCGAACTGACGCCCGGCGCGCTCAGACACTTCGACAAGCTCGCCGAAGCGTTCGCCAAGGCCGCGAATAGCGGCCGTTCATAG
- the coaD gene encoding pantetheine-phosphate adenylyltransferase, with amino-acid sequence MVVAVYPGTFDPLTRGHEDIVRRASSIFDTLVVGVADSRAKKPFFALQERLDIAHDVLGHYPNVQVSSFTGLLKDFVRKNNARVIVRGLRAVSDFEYEFQMAGMNRYLLPDVETMFMTPSDQYQFISGTIVREIAQLGGDVSKFVFPSVEKRLMDKVSASQQKGPAAP; translated from the coding sequence ATGGTTGTCGCCGTGTACCCGGGAACATTCGACCCGCTGACGCGCGGGCATGAAGACATCGTGCGGCGCGCATCGAGCATTTTCGATACGCTGGTCGTCGGCGTGGCCGACAGTCGCGCGAAGAAGCCGTTCTTTGCGCTCCAGGAGCGGCTCGATATCGCGCACGACGTGCTCGGGCACTATCCGAACGTGCAGGTGAGCAGCTTCACCGGGCTTCTCAAGGACTTCGTGCGAAAGAACAACGCGCGCGTGATCGTGCGGGGCCTGCGCGCCGTCTCCGACTTCGAATACGAATTTCAGATGGCGGGCATGAACCGCTATCTGCTGCCCGACGTCGAAACGATGTTCATGACGCCATCCGATCAGTACCAGTTCATCTCGGGCACCATCGTGCGCGAGATCGCGCAGTTGGGCGGCGACGTGAGCAAGTTCGTGTTCCCGTCCGTCGAAAAGCGGCTGATGGACAAGGTCTCGGCTTCCCAGCAAAAAGGTCCCGCTGCGCCCTGA